In one Sporocytophaga myxococcoides genomic region, the following are encoded:
- a CDS encoding HET-C-related protein, which produces GEKIGASGAVGSGSSSEDNPIQRFEAPGHEAAERKALTEKRADGQEFSSEEASMTYFGNWMRDMNQIMVPAFADAIGNDGAFALIKILALKKFGREINPELFGYYIPSEHIDNPAGQVPGADYFTSAPTVSPDLNNAKEKDRFNTQDYPARPSQYATSQENTDPLTGSVLGANIFSVDDSGVMAYIRRTNLHVEKRLELAALKGRTSEGLVHFGAAMHAVEDLFSHSNYVEIALNKILQENPALKSDGSPGLLPELTGDNRQVQTLSSKTSDGRPTLVTGTFTSLDTLESVGSEGVKMLRMGLAPTGNKEEKKAQEALVSASLKKMETLKSNPVLRTKMVKAIKEQQIPIVSGFDNNTIDTAIQYGNVSDLYNSIREINKLFPFLNILGPVHDLIVLAINDTVLKPTADRIESQMLGVKVQDTPLYKGKKEVDEIVNSGGNKFSPVQEMTASITGVAPDPKKNLADAQKRQALLNNTPSKVLANASHSQLAKDHTNSIFFGLAFKLAVEADKKLRDKMLSVWAGSPQVKDPHVEEAKAFREEEAKIAKDNGILNSVKNWLAPEPSDNVKMAEARSKQESESLKFGKEVYAEGKKPGQEYNLQEMRDDSANRILAISATIKGIANAPGNASQSIGELKKAMGNNKIDNEEANKVLDRSMKETNKGQELMDKDKLMLKLKEVAGDFDRNAVLVRNADTLTKREFAYNELNITKKKLFNAIKAISLMDASKRAIDLSSLASLIVLLDREMAILAPAYTSEQLQLLNDPSPAKALPRSTIVLPSLSRVDSLAVDDSKKQAIKDLLQTSREIIDHPFDSTWWRQHVISFINQHHDQILEEIKARNAGYANFGGEHHH; this is translated from the coding sequence GGGAGAAAAAATCGGAGCTTCTGGAGCTGTGGGTTCAGGCTCATCCTCTGAAGATAATCCGATACAAAGGTTTGAAGCACCAGGCCATGAAGCTGCAGAAAGAAAAGCTTTAACGGAGAAGAGGGCAGATGGGCAGGAGTTTAGCAGTGAAGAAGCGTCTATGACTTATTTCGGAAACTGGATGAGAGATATGAATCAGATCATGGTGCCAGCTTTTGCTGATGCCATTGGGAATGATGGAGCCTTTGCCCTTATCAAGATTCTGGCACTTAAAAAGTTTGGAAGAGAAATTAATCCTGAGTTATTCGGATATTATATTCCATCAGAGCATATAGATAACCCTGCAGGTCAGGTTCCGGGAGCAGATTATTTTACCTCTGCACCAACAGTAAGTCCTGACCTTAACAATGCAAAGGAAAAAGACAGATTCAATACTCAGGATTATCCTGCCCGGCCATCTCAATATGCAACATCACAGGAGAACACAGATCCGCTTACTGGTAGTGTGTTAGGGGCAAATATATTCTCTGTGGATGATAGCGGAGTAATGGCATATATAAGAAGAACCAATCTTCATGTAGAAAAAAGACTAGAGCTGGCCGCGCTGAAAGGAAGAACTTCTGAAGGGCTCGTACACTTTGGAGCAGCTATGCACGCTGTAGAAGATTTGTTCTCGCACTCCAACTATGTTGAGATTGCACTCAATAAAATCCTTCAGGAAAATCCTGCTTTAAAGTCAGATGGAAGTCCGGGCTTATTGCCGGAGCTTACTGGAGATAACAGGCAGGTACAGACACTTTCATCTAAGACATCAGATGGAAGGCCAACTCTGGTGACAGGTACATTTACCAGTCTTGATACACTTGAGTCTGTCGGGAGTGAAGGTGTTAAAATGCTGCGGATGGGGCTGGCTCCAACGGGAAACAAAGAGGAGAAGAAAGCCCAGGAAGCTCTTGTTAGTGCTTCATTAAAAAAAATGGAAACACTTAAGTCAAATCCTGTTTTAAGGACAAAAATGGTTAAAGCTATAAAGGAACAGCAGATCCCGATTGTTTCCGGTTTTGATAATAATACTATTGATACTGCAATTCAATATGGCAACGTCAGTGATTTGTACAATTCAATTCGTGAAATCAACAAATTGTTTCCTTTTTTAAACATACTTGGCCCTGTTCACGACCTTATAGTTTTGGCAATTAATGACACGGTTTTAAAACCTACCGCAGACAGAATTGAATCACAAATGTTGGGTGTAAAGGTTCAGGACACCCCTCTTTATAAAGGAAAGAAGGAGGTGGATGAAATTGTAAACAGTGGAGGAAATAAGTTTTCTCCCGTTCAGGAAATGACTGCTTCAATAACAGGAGTGGCGCCAGATCCAAAGAAAAACCTTGCAGATGCACAGAAACGACAAGCACTTCTTAATAATACACCATCAAAAGTTCTTGCTAATGCATCACATTCACAATTGGCAAAAGATCACACCAACAGTATATTTTTCGGTCTTGCTTTCAAGCTAGCTGTTGAAGCAGATAAAAAGCTCAGGGATAAAATGCTGTCGGTATGGGCCGGATCACCGCAGGTAAAAGACCCTCATGTTGAAGAAGCAAAGGCTTTCAGAGAGGAAGAAGCAAAGATAGCAAAAGACAATGGTATCCTCAATTCGGTGAAAAACTGGCTTGCTCCCGAGCCCAGTGATAACGTCAAGATGGCAGAAGCCAGATCTAAACAGGAATCAGAATCCTTAAAATTTGGTAAAGAAGTCTATGCAGAAGGTAAAAAACCAGGTCAGGAGTATAATCTTCAGGAGATGCGTGATGATTCTGCCAATAGGATTTTAGCCATTTCTGCTACAATAAAAGGAATTGCAAATGCCCCTGGAAATGCTAGTCAGTCGATAGGTGAACTTAAAAAAGCAATGGGTAATAATAAGATTGATAACGAGGAAGCTAATAAGGTTCTTGATAGGTCAATGAAAGAGACTAACAAGGGTCAGGAATTAATGGATAAGGATAAACTGATGCTAAAACTAAAAGAAGTGGCGGGAGATTTTGACAGAAATGCTGTATTAGTGAGAAATGCGGATACTTTAACTAAACGAGAGTTTGCTTATAATGAGTTGAATATAACTAAGAAAAAGCTTTTTAATGCTATAAAAGCAATTTCTTTGATGGATGCTAGCAAACGAGCGATTGATCTTTCATCTCTTGCCTCTTTAATTGTGTTATTAGACAGAGAAATGGCGATATTAGCTCCAGCCTACACTTCTGAACAACTCCAACTATTAAACGATCCAAGTCCAGCCAAAGCATTGCCAAGGTCAACTATAGTCCTTCCATCGCTTTCTCGAGTGGATTCATTGGCAGTGGATGATAGTAAAAAACAAGCAATCAAAGATTTGTTGCAAACATCAAGAGAAATAATAGATCATCCTTTCGATTCTACCTGGTGGAGGCAGCATGTCATAAGTTTTATAAATCAGCATCATGATCAGATACTAGAAGAAATTAAAGCAAGGAATGCTGGTTATGCCAATTTTGGAGGAGAGCATCATCATTAA
- a CDS encoding WG repeat-containing protein, translating into MSKKLVILFLIFTFSIKGFCQVVQYDSIAYYTINKEKFLISNRGNQISINSYNFIIFNFGSKLISVTKDGKSGYIDRMGKVVIPLVFEYAWRFYNGLALVSDFNGNDGFINEEGNVLIPINSSSSFDSFTGIYSDGLILKSDNFIYGYVDSINNTKIPFEYDEAEIFIDGSSIVGKKDQWTIVLYGTIDKNNNVQIPLEYNYLEYQYNDLYYAGKFFNFGQPDYHYAMGCVNSRSEIVVPFKYDSIQLRQKHLYIKENECYELKLENYIVCDIREEGWRIVDTKNGKETACCYVDVGEVSGGYLEVKKDKWGLVDSLGNVKIPLTYDFVEIYGDDIVAVKKNSKWAYFKTDGTQITDFVYDYVTEFRLGYALIKQNGKYHLIDKKGKVKLANFPVNDKEGAYIHHPVQGTNTLLFWKKGKYGLMNMNGKIIFPAKSEEAILFVR; encoded by the coding sequence ATGAGTAAAAAATTGGTTATTCTTTTTTTAATCTTCACCTTTTCTATAAAAGGTTTTTGTCAGGTGGTGCAATATGATAGTATTGCTTATTATACTATAAATAAAGAGAAATTCCTTATCAGCAACAGGGGTAACCAGATTTCAATTAATAGCTATAACTTCATCATTTTTAACTTTGGAAGCAAACTTATTTCAGTAACTAAGGATGGGAAAAGTGGATACATAGACAGGATGGGGAAAGTAGTTATTCCATTAGTATTTGAATATGCCTGGAGATTTTACAATGGATTGGCATTAGTAAGTGATTTTAATGGTAATGATGGATTTATAAATGAGGAGGGCAATGTATTAATTCCGATTAATAGTTCATCTTCTTTTGATTCGTTTACAGGTATTTATTCCGATGGCTTAATCCTTAAAAGTGATAACTTCATTTATGGATATGTTGACAGTATCAATAATACAAAAATACCTTTCGAATATGATGAGGCTGAAATTTTCATCGATGGGTCATCAATAGTAGGAAAGAAGGACCAGTGGACAATCGTTCTCTATGGCACTATAGACAAGAATAACAATGTTCAGATACCTTTAGAGTACAACTATCTTGAATACCAGTATAATGATCTTTATTATGCGGGTAAGTTTTTCAACTTCGGTCAACCGGATTATCATTATGCTATGGGATGTGTGAATAGCAGGAGTGAAATAGTTGTTCCCTTTAAATACGATTCCATTCAGTTAAGACAAAAGCATTTGTATATCAAAGAAAATGAATGTTATGAGCTGAAGCTTGAAAACTACATAGTGTGTGACATCAGAGAAGAAGGCTGGCGTATTGTAGATACTAAAAATGGAAAGGAGACTGCATGCTGTTATGTTGATGTGGGAGAAGTTAGTGGCGGGTATCTTGAAGTGAAGAAAGATAAATGGGGTTTGGTGGATAGCCTTGGCAATGTAAAAATTCCTTTGACTTATGATTTTGTTGAAATTTATGGTGATGATATTGTTGCAGTTAAGAAGAATAGCAAATGGGCTTACTTTAAAACAGATGGAACGCAGATAACGGATTTTGTTTATGATTATGTAACGGAGTTCAGGTTAGGTTATGCCCTTATCAAGCAAAATGGGAAGTATCATTTGATAGATAAGAAAGGAAAAGTAAAACTTGCAAATTTTCCTGTGAATGACAAAGAAGGAGCATATATTCATCACCCCGTTCAAGGTACCAATACTTTATTGTTTTGGAAGAAAGGCAAGTATGGTTTAATGAATATGAATGGAAAGATAATATTTCCTGCAAAGTCAGAAGAGGCAATACTTTTTGTGAGATGA
- a CDS encoding eCIS core domain-containing protein: MGEFLQNRRQENKSKNAHQSQNSKQGAKDNQIQKKEAENEQDNSAESPVSEVFQRKWDNSDSSEDNNIRRGPVPTMSEVSENTIQRKGPIPLQFYATDIEEEPVQKKGPVPIQLQESEEDEEPIQRKGPIQAMVEEKVEEPIQRKGPVPAMAMEPEVQYDIGNDTASDKMPSTVQAKMETSFGEDFSDVSIHKDSTQSKNLNALAYTQGSNIHFAPGQYNPESQKGQELLGHELTHVVQQREGRVLPKVQKEGFGINDDKGLEKEADEMGEKAARGIVQSFRSTSQSTKPAGSIVQKQAANDPLKVDKGQITFDAEGNNDSQSKYYSRRAHWPGGPSGVTIGRGYDLAHRGSKQLIKDEFTSIGIDYSKFSGAIGLQGEEAKEWLDDHKDSLPEISLEQQEKLFNLSYTSIENDVKRISTKADVVEKYGEVDFEKLDPTIRDIIVDLRFRGDYYGATRKYVQEPMVKNDLQALYKVMKDKSKWKNVPEDRFNRRVKAIEAGLGLNGNSSKTTPAATAIVPASSGNQLGDGEYVVKSGESLEIIAAKFKTDETAIKNLNKDKLKQWPTKSGKVVEGFAAGDKIKVPKIQEPSETITKSPLAEDKGIVESSFDLLNDVIETTKDYVEDSWDSFTKSVGSLFSSSASVDKSNTPIKTQETKSSSVSAEKTEIKTAAPAPATQETEKKSIYSSQRDNKYSGTDIYGAGTKGGNVSADNMCNVTSLAMTLKSHASEHDLKTNTINILINGGGYDETKRAELMGFDLEDLIIRRFVQLGADYFKKNVMGKDFEFDKNPPHQFGACLSHVGKQIISGVQKTLDYYDVFDKTKYEKIAPELDKGNTGFGGTYLTGGHVVNLVKVVADGLIINDPYGLILGVKGSYLKNGAKIADNKQKITDNLTTIEKRLKYNSALLTQTKAYLTSTEKLFPHNMGENVFVDWDDVKTFSIFRWLVILKVK, translated from the coding sequence ATGGGAGAATTTTTACAAAATCGCCGTCAGGAAAATAAATCCAAGAATGCCCACCAGTCTCAGAATTCAAAACAAGGAGCAAAGGATAATCAGATTCAAAAGAAGGAAGCAGAGAATGAGCAGGACAATTCTGCGGAATCTCCGGTTTCGGAGGTATTTCAAAGGAAATGGGATAATTCTGATAGCAGTGAGGATAATAACATTCGAAGAGGTCCTGTTCCTACCATGTCTGAGGTTTCAGAAAATACTATTCAACGCAAGGGGCCCATACCATTACAGTTTTATGCTACAGATATAGAAGAAGAACCTGTTCAGAAAAAAGGACCTGTTCCAATTCAGCTTCAGGAATCTGAAGAGGATGAAGAACCGATTCAGCGCAAAGGACCTATACAAGCGATGGTGGAGGAGAAAGTAGAGGAGCCCATTCAGCGTAAAGGCCCTGTCCCTGCTATGGCAATGGAACCTGAAGTCCAATATGATATTGGCAATGATACAGCTTCAGATAAAATGCCTTCAACTGTCCAGGCCAAAATGGAAACTTCATTCGGAGAAGATTTCTCTGATGTCAGCATTCATAAGGACTCAACGCAATCTAAAAACCTTAATGCATTGGCCTATACACAAGGCAGCAACATTCATTTTGCTCCTGGTCAATACAATCCTGAATCGCAAAAGGGACAAGAGCTACTTGGTCACGAACTCACTCATGTGGTCCAGCAGCGGGAAGGCAGAGTTCTGCCTAAAGTACAAAAGGAAGGCTTTGGTATCAATGACGATAAAGGACTGGAAAAGGAAGCCGATGAGATGGGGGAGAAGGCTGCAAGGGGAATTGTACAATCATTTAGGTCAACCTCTCAGTCAACAAAACCTGCTGGTTCTATTGTACAAAAGCAAGCGGCTAATGATCCCCTGAAAGTAGACAAAGGACAAATAACATTTGATGCTGAAGGTAACAATGACTCTCAAAGCAAGTATTATTCAAGAAGAGCACACTGGCCGGGCGGGCCTTCTGGAGTAACTATAGGCAGAGGATACGATCTTGCACATAGAGGATCAAAACAACTTATAAAAGATGAATTTACATCTATAGGAATTGATTACTCTAAGTTTTCAGGCGCAATTGGACTACAAGGGGAAGAAGCCAAAGAGTGGCTTGATGACCATAAAGATAGTCTCCCGGAAATTTCGCTGGAGCAGCAGGAGAAATTATTTAACCTGAGCTATACAAGTATTGAGAACGATGTAAAAAGAATTTCAACAAAAGCAGATGTAGTTGAAAAGTATGGAGAAGTAGATTTTGAAAAACTTGATCCTACCATTCGCGACATTATTGTAGATTTGAGATTCCGTGGAGATTATTATGGGGCAACAAGGAAGTATGTTCAGGAACCGATGGTGAAGAATGACCTTCAGGCACTATACAAAGTGATGAAGGACAAATCGAAATGGAAGAATGTTCCGGAAGACAGATTTAATCGCCGTGTGAAAGCCATAGAAGCTGGGCTTGGCCTAAATGGTAATTCAAGCAAAACAACTCCAGCAGCTACTGCAATAGTTCCAGCTTCATCCGGTAATCAGTTGGGTGATGGCGAATATGTGGTTAAAAGCGGAGAATCTCTCGAAATTATTGCTGCCAAGTTCAAGACAGATGAGACAGCTATAAAGAATCTGAACAAGGACAAATTAAAACAATGGCCAACTAAATCAGGAAAGGTGGTAGAAGGTTTTGCTGCCGGAGATAAGATTAAGGTTCCTAAAATACAGGAGCCATCAGAGACAATTACCAAGTCACCATTGGCAGAAGACAAAGGAATTGTGGAAAGCTCATTTGATTTATTGAATGATGTCATTGAAACAACAAAGGATTATGTAGAAGACAGCTGGGATTCTTTTACAAAAAGTGTGGGAAGTCTCTTCAGTTCCAGTGCAAGCGTAGATAAATCAAATACGCCGATAAAAACACAGGAGACAAAATCAAGCTCTGTTTCAGCAGAGAAAACAGAAATTAAAACTGCTGCTCCTGCCCCTGCTACTCAGGAAACGGAAAAGAAAAGTATCTATTCAAGCCAAAGAGATAACAAGTATAGCGGCACTGATATTTACGGAGCTGGAACAAAGGGTGGAAATGTCTCTGCAGATAATATGTGTAACGTGACATCTCTTGCTATGACGCTAAAAAGTCATGCATCAGAACACGACCTGAAGACGAACACAATCAATATCTTAATTAACGGAGGCGGTTATGATGAAACGAAGCGTGCTGAGCTAATGGGATTTGATCTGGAAGATCTTATTATAAGAAGGTTTGTACAATTGGGTGCTGATTACTTCAAGAAAAATGTAATGGGCAAAGATTTTGAATTTGATAAAAATCCTCCTCATCAGTTTGGAGCTTGCCTTTCACATGTTGGAAAACAGATTATTTCCGGAGTTCAGAAAACCCTGGATTATTATGATGTATTTGATAAAACAAAATACGAGAAAATTGCTCCTGAGCTTGATAAAGGTAACACAGGTTTTGGAGGAACTTATCTAACAGGGGGTCATGTGGTAAACCTGGTAAAAGTCGTAGCAGACGGACTTATTATAAACGATCCATATGGATTGATACTGGGAGTTAAGGGAAGTTATTTAAAGAACGGAGCAAAGATCGCTGATAACAAACAAAAGATTACGGATAATTTAACTACAATAGAAAAACGCTTAAAATATAACTCAGCATTACTGACCCAGACGAAAGCCTATCTGACATCAACGGAAAAATTATTCCCTCATAATATGGGTGAAAATGTTTTCGTAGATTGGGATGATGTAAAAACTTTCTCCATATTCAGATGGCTTGTAATTTTAAAAGTAAAATAG
- a CDS encoding FISUMP domain-containing protein — translation MKKRLFSWSIVYAMASILFLSCKKDKDNKPQQSAELTFKDPRDDKIYKTIRIGNQTWFAENLAYEGTFDVGSFSYPYSSLDSVKMYGMMYTGDAANIACPDRWHLPSDEEWKELEKYLGMSEEDLGKVSFSHLRGKDKNVALKLHKGGSSKFESMNIYGFGFYWTSTVVDSDQFLRSINIQAPAVFRSLEPISREACVRCLQNN, via the coding sequence ATGAAAAAACGACTCTTTTCATGGTCCATAGTTTATGCTATGGCTAGTATTCTTTTTTTGTCTTGTAAAAAGGATAAGGATAATAAACCTCAGCAATCAGCAGAATTAACATTTAAGGATCCGAGAGATGATAAGATATATAAAACGATTAGGATTGGAAATCAGACATGGTTTGCAGAGAATTTAGCTTATGAAGGAACATTTGATGTTGGCTCTTTTTCTTATCCTTATTCCAGTTTGGATTCGGTAAAGATGTATGGCATGATGTATACAGGAGATGCGGCAAATATTGCGTGTCCTGATCGTTGGCATTTGCCTTCAGATGAAGAGTGGAAAGAACTTGAAAAATATTTGGGGATGTCAGAAGAAGATTTAGGCAAAGTTAGTTTTTCTCACCTAAGGGGAAAAGATAAAAATGTGGCTTTGAAGCTACATAAAGGAGGATCTTCTAAGTTTGAATCAATGAATATATATGGATTTGGATTTTATTGGACATCCACAGTTGTTGATTCAGATCAATTTTTAAGGTCAATTAATATCCAAGCACCTGCAGTGTTTAGATCTCTAGAACCTATTTCTCGTGAAGCGTGTGTTCGTTGTCTTCAGAATAATTAA
- a CDS encoding T9SS type A sorting domain-containing protein: MKKLFITILCVFSITQAFCQLGKLDSTFQSYGYSVFRIKAAKELPDGKIVIATDRGLRRFNTDGTMDNTFLYAFSLSSNLYAMEVLPDGKILVSGYLKNIDDSFYGRFVRLNSDGTIDLTFKGDRNANSISIIKIRQDGKILITGNFQEYSKISITGIALLNSDGTLDDSFRSQFTLEEVSLDNCVVQNDNKVILSGNLKFEDGYTKRIARLNSNGSLDNGFNGGEGPNGRISKLIILSSGKVLIAGDFSEYDGQEINNYARLNLDGTLDKEFNPGSGSTYPYFTSVHVSSLNELPDGKIIVSCFSPAYNNKRALGLFQIKSDGAFDKNITTASISYIEGTELLKNGKLLVYGSFQSVNDKPRNRIFLLNTDYSLDIDFNPGDGADAGISDFVLLPNGKIVIVGSFTSYNQVRTWGIARILNNGSLDPSFNIGTAFEGIGSETSVSAIERQPDGKFLIVGGFSIFNGKPANKIIRLLSDGSLDETFKEGTGPDQNISCVKVQSDGKIVVAGIFTSYNGKSANNIARLNSDGSLDESFNPGKGPDLDIYDIEVMPDNKVLVVGRFNYFDYNLVNRIVLLNDDGSINSEFKSGIGAADEIYCITLDKDKIYLGGNFDSFNGHSTNGVVRLNKDGSVDKEFGAQFFQGNIYVRDITLQPNGKIITTSPFKRLNYDGSIDNDFNLDKVEYINKLIIQPDGKFLIAGAFHYYKNTMIGNICRIEGGDITTPSGIFSTVEFQSFSSVYPNPATDILNFNVDGTSNRFSLSIYSMTGLEILNTEIPSGQSVINTEKFPMGIYIYKISNEDGEYNTGRIIINKQK; the protein is encoded by the coding sequence ATGAAAAAACTCTTTATTACTATACTTTGTGTTTTTTCCATCACTCAAGCTTTTTGTCAATTGGGAAAGCTTGACTCAACCTTTCAGTCTTATGGCTATTCTGTTTTCCGAATTAAAGCAGCCAAAGAATTACCAGATGGAAAGATAGTTATAGCAACTGATAGGGGACTAAGGCGTTTCAATACGGATGGAACAATGGATAATACATTTTTATATGCATTTAGTTTATCCAGTAATTTATATGCAATGGAGGTTCTGCCAGATGGAAAGATATTAGTTAGTGGATACCTAAAAAATATAGATGATTCATTTTATGGTCGATTTGTTAGGTTAAATAGTGATGGTACTATAGATCTAACATTTAAAGGTGACAGGAATGCAAACTCAATTTCAATTATTAAGATAAGACAAGATGGTAAAATTTTAATTACAGGAAATTTCCAAGAATATAGTAAAATTTCCATAACAGGAATAGCACTTTTAAATAGTGATGGAACACTTGATGATTCTTTTAGAAGCCAGTTTACTCTAGAGGAAGTTTCTTTAGACAATTGTGTTGTTCAAAATGATAACAAAGTTATTCTTAGTGGAAACCTAAAATTTGAAGATGGTTATACAAAAAGAATAGCAAGACTTAATTCAAATGGATCTCTAGACAATGGCTTCAATGGCGGAGAAGGACCAAATGGTCGAATATCTAAATTGATTATTTTATCATCAGGTAAAGTACTTATAGCAGGAGATTTCTCAGAATATGATGGCCAAGAAATAAATAATTATGCTCGACTTAATTTGGATGGAACATTAGATAAAGAATTCAATCCAGGAAGTGGGTCTACTTATCCTTACTTTACTTCAGTCCATGTTTCGAGTTTAAATGAACTCCCGGATGGTAAAATTATTGTTTCATGCTTTTCTCCAGCCTATAATAATAAGAGAGCTTTAGGTCTTTTCCAGATTAAATCGGATGGAGCTTTTGATAAAAATATTACTACTGCTTCCATTAGTTATATAGAAGGAACTGAATTACTAAAAAATGGGAAATTATTAGTTTATGGTTCTTTTCAATCTGTCAATGATAAACCGAGGAACAGAATATTTCTTCTAAATACTGATTACAGTCTTGATATTGATTTTAATCCTGGAGATGGTGCTGATGCCGGGATTAGTGACTTTGTTTTACTTCCTAACGGGAAGATTGTTATTGTTGGATCATTTACTTCATATAATCAGGTCAGGACCTGGGGAATTGCTCGAATATTAAATAATGGTTCTCTTGATCCGTCTTTTAATATCGGAACTGCTTTTGAGGGCATTGGTAGTGAAACTTCTGTAAGTGCGATAGAAAGACAACCTGATGGAAAGTTTCTTATAGTAGGAGGGTTTAGCATTTTTAACGGTAAGCCAGCAAATAAAATAATAAGACTTCTTTCAGACGGTTCATTAGATGAAACCTTTAAAGAAGGAACAGGACCTGATCAAAATATAAGTTGTGTCAAAGTTCAATCTGATGGTAAAATTGTGGTTGCTGGTATATTCACTTCTTATAATGGGAAAAGTGCAAATAATATAGCGAGGTTAAATTCAGATGGTAGCCTTGATGAAAGCTTCAACCCGGGAAAGGGGCCTGATTTAGATATTTATGATATTGAAGTTATGCCCGATAATAAAGTGCTTGTAGTAGGTAGATTTAATTATTTTGATTATAATCTAGTCAATCGCATTGTTCTGTTAAATGATGATGGTAGTATAAATTCAGAATTTAAATCTGGTATTGGTGCTGCTGATGAGATTTATTGTATAACTCTGGATAAGGATAAAATATATTTGGGAGGCAATTTTGATTCCTTCAATGGCCATTCAACTAATGGGGTCGTTCGTTTGAATAAAGATGGAAGTGTAGATAAAGAATTCGGTGCTCAGTTTTTTCAGGGGAATATTTATGTTAGAGATATCACGCTACAGCCCAATGGAAAAATAATAACTACTTCTCCATTTAAAAGATTAAATTATGATGGGTCTATTGATAATGACTTTAACCTGGATAAGGTCGAGTATATTAATAAGCTTATTATCCAACCTGACGGAAAATTTTTAATAGCAGGAGCCTTCCATTATTATAAAAACACAATGATAGGTAATATCTGCAGAATTGAAGGTGGTGACATAACAACCCCTAGTGGTATTTTCTCAACAGTAGAGTTTCAGTCTTTTTCATCTGTCTATCCTAATCCTGCAACTGATATTTTAAACTTTAATGTTGACGGAACGAGTAACAGGTTCAGTCTATCAATCTATTCAATGACAGGACTGGAAATTCTTAATACTGAAATCCCTTCAGGACAATCTGTAATTAATACAGAAAAATTTCCAATGGGTATATATATTTATAAAATCAGTAATGAAGATGGAGAGTACAATACAGGGAGGATAATAATCAATAAGCAGAAGTAA